The following proteins are co-located in the Scomber scombrus chromosome 2, fScoSco1.1, whole genome shotgun sequence genome:
- the si:ch211-284e13.5 gene encoding zinc finger protein 709 has protein sequence MKPQMIGSKKRPSVKAVTASEVVLSLQEELVAAIHGAFEVAVEIAVREVTELVGHATGDIYEEMQRENETLKQRLERAEAMLEEMGGSTRSAKQTGQPHLNHMLQKAKVHPHTGGRSDSPPEGHSRAHLTPSDPKYKHMRRNEEQRSDGDVRKRLVSDAASDPQKERYEYADVALTKDVTEELSPVCVMKVENFNHPCQDLAAQHCHSPPLPNTNDKFPTEQVSVKQEKPEEERGVGGSSCCLDSIKVEDFSPECMSAVQSSMLEEWKPEVQNIHCPDPNTQLSCTRLAQAHPSNQTSDPTPSIDLSSLSSEFPNIFQLAEPAPIQEASQQVFGVHVCTSRNLSHTAANLYTCKSCGETFHLPSLLRRHYSQCQQKRQQPVAGSKRTRLQLYPPGCSPFRCTECNREFNRMENLKTHLRIHTGERPYTCSVCSKCFRHSGALTRHFRIHTGEKPYICGQCGKSFRNCGGLKFHQRSHSKLLQ, from the exons ATGAAGCCGCAGATGATTGGGAGCAAAAAGCGCCCGTCTGTGAAAGCTGTAACCGCATCTGAAGTGGTTTTGTCCCTGCAAGAGGAGCTTGTAGCAGCGATACATGGAGCTTTTGAAGTGGCTGTGGAGATTGCAGTGCGAGAGGTAACGGAGCTTGTAGGTCATGCAACAGGCGACATCTATGAAGAAATGCAGCGAGAAAACGAGACGCTCAAACAAAGGCTAGAGAGGGCTGAAGCCATGCTGGAGGAAATGGGTGGCAGTACTCGTTCCGCAAAGCAGACAGGTCAACCTCACCTCAATCACATGTTGCAAAAAGCCAAAGTGCACCCTCACACAGGGGGCAGAAGTGACAGTCCACCTGAAGGTCACAGCCGTGCACATTTGACTCCTTCTGACCCCAAATATAAGCATATGAGAAGAAATGAGGAGCAGAGATCAGACGGTGATGTAAGGAAGCGGCTTGTCAGTGATGCTGCTTCAGACccacagaaagaaagatatgAATATGCTGACGTTGCTTTGACTAAAG ATGTCACTGAGGAACTTTCCCCTGTATGTGTGATGAAGGTAGAAAACTTTAACCATCCATGTCAAGACCTGGCAGCTCAACACTGCCACTCGCCACCACTTCCCAACACCAACGACAAGTTCCCAACAGAGCAGGTTTCTGTGAAGCAGGAGaagccagaagaagagagaggagttGGTGGTTCTTCTTGCTGTTTAGACTCTATCAAAGTGGAGGATTTCAGCCCAGAGTGCATGTCTGCAGTCCAGTCCTCAATGTTGGAAGAGTGGAAACCAGAAGTGCAAAATATTCACTGCCCAGACCCGAACACACAGCTGTCCTGCACCAGGCTGGCTCAGG CTCATCCTTCAAACCAGACCTCCGACCCCACACCATCCATAGATCTTTCATCCCTGTCTTCAGAGTTCCCAAACATCTTTCAGCTGGCAGAACCGGCTCCCATCCAGGAAGCCTCCCAACAGGTTTTTGGAGTCCATGTCTGCACCAGCCGCAACCTTAGCCACACCGCTGCCAACCTCTATACCTGCAAGTCCTGTGGTGAGACTTTCCACCTGCCAAGCTTGCTGCGGCGGCATTACAGCCAGTGTCAGCAGAAGCGTCAGCAGCCGGTGGCAGGAAGCAAGAGGACCAGGCTGCAGCTTTACCCACCGGGCTGCAGCCCCTTCCGCTGTACAGAGTGCAACCGAGAGTTCAACCGCATGGAGAACCTCAAGACCCACCTTCGCATCCATACAGGAGAGAGACCATACACCTGCTCCGTGTGCTCCAAATGTTTCCGTCACTCTGGGGCTTTAACCAGGCACTTCCGTATCCACACCGGAGAGAAGCCTTACATCTGCGGACAGTGTGGGAAGTCTTTCAGAAACTGTGGGGGACTCAAATTCCACCAGCGTTCACATAGCAAGTTGCTCCAGTAG